The following are from one region of the Populus trichocarpa isolate Nisqually-1 chromosome 8, P.trichocarpa_v4.1, whole genome shotgun sequence genome:
- the LOC7485912 gene encoding outer envelope pore protein 16-2, chloroplastic, with translation MSHNLETRSLMGEIRRFDKCCFFDFGHPLLNRIAESFVKAAGIGAIQAVSREAYFTAIEGAGFESSGGVPPEISVDGKKRHRAPDLRGETNRKSLEALVRNTGKESLQWGLAAGVYSGLTYGLSEARGVHDWKNTAVAGAITGLALALTTADISHEQIVQCAITGAAISTAANLLTGIF, from the exons ATGAGCCACAACTTGGAAACAAGGTCATTAATGGGTGAAATCCGTCGCTTTGATAAATGTTGTTTCTTCGACTTTGGCCACCCTCTCCTTAACCGTATTGCTGAGAGCTTTGTCAAAGCCGCTGGG ATTGGAGCAATTCAAGCGGTGTCACGGGAGGCTTATTTCACAGCCATTGAAG gtGCTGGATTTGAGTCAAGTGGTGGTGTGCCCCCGGAGATTTCTGTTGATGGCAAGAAGCGCCATCGTGCCCCTGACCTCAGAG GTGAAACCAACAGAAAATCTCTTGAAGCCTTG gtGAGGAACACTGGAAAAGAATCTTTACAATGGG GACTGGCCGCAGGAGTTTATTCAGGTCTCACTTATGGACTAAGCGAGGCTCGTGGAGTTCATGATTGG AAAAACACAGCAGTGGCTGGAGCAATAACAGGTTTGGCACTGGCACTTACAACAGCTGATATATCCCATGAGCAGATTGTGCAATGTGCTATCACTGGAGCTGCGATCTCAACTGCAGCAAATCTTCTTACAGGGATATTCTAA
- the LOC18101478 gene encoding uncharacterized protein LOC18101478, whose amino-acid sequence MSSKKEEKSQVAAERIKAAALSAAKGLSRAQAERAAAAAARNVNAYGQKEEGPSRWQEKREAKRQMYLMSTEKAVRLGERKDLNSMSKAFGGNGQCQKCFQSGHWTYECKNERVYMSRPSRTQQLKNPKLRMEVSTSCDLENPEGEDEEGRKREKKSKRKHRSDSDSGSDSEASVFETDSGSSSVTGSESSDEESSSGCSSSSSEEERRRRRKKRKQKKKERRRRYSSSSDESSDSDSGSESDSDDKSSRKKRRHSRRR is encoded by the coding sequence ATGTCAagtaagaaagaagagaaatctCAGGTTGCGGCGGAGAGGATAAAGGCCGCAGCCTTGAGTGCGGCGAAAGGTTTAAGTAGAGCCCAAGCAGAACGGGCAGCAGCAGCTGCTGCTCGTAATGTGAACGCTTATGGGCAAAAAGAAGAAGGGCCGAGTCGATGGCAAGAGAAACGAGAAGCAAAGAGGCAGATGTATTTAATGAGTACGGAAAAAGCAGTGAGATTGGGTGAGCGAAAAGATCTTAATTCTATGTCAAAAGCTTTTGGTGGTAATGGACAGTGCCAGAAGTGCTTTCAAAGTGGGCATTGGACTTACGAGTGTAAGAATGAGAGGGTTTATATGTCGAGGCCATCAAGGACTCAACAACTTAAGAATCCAAAGTTGAGGATGGAGGTTTCGACTTCTTGTGATTTGGAGAATCCAGAAGGGGAGGATGAGGAGGGGCgaaagagggagaagaagagtAAGAGAAAGCAcaggtcagattcggattctGGGAGTGACAGCGAGGCTTCTGTTTTCGAGACAGATAGTGGGTCGTCGTCTGTGACAGGGTCGGAGTCTTCGGATGAGGAAAGTAGTTCGGGGTGCAGTTCATCTTCTTCGGAGGAAGAGAGGCGGCggagaaggaagaaaaggaagcagaagaagaaagagaggcGCAGGAGGTATAGCTCGTCCTCTGATGAGTCTTCTGATTCGGATTCGGGTTCAGAATCTGATTCTGATGACAAGAGCAGCAGGAAGAAGAGGAGGCATAGCAGGAGGAGATGA
- the LOC7471115 gene encoding DNA-directed RNA polymerases II, IV and V subunit 9A: MSTMKFCRECNNILYPREDRDQKILLYACRNCDHQEIADDNCVYRNEVHHSVAERTQVLQDVAADPTLPRTKAVTCTVCKHPEAVFFQATSRGEEGMTLFFVCCNPNCGHRWRD; encoded by the exons ATGAGTACCATGAAATTTTGCCGCGAATG CAACAACATTCTGTACCCTAGAGAAGACAGAGATCAGAAGATCCTTCTTTACGCTTGCCGCAACTGTGATCACCAG gAGATTGCTGATGATAACTGTGTGTACCGAAATGAGGTGCATCACTCGGTAGCAGAGAGAACTCAGGTATTGCAAGATGTAGCTGCTGACCCTACTCTCCCTCGCACTAAAGCTGTTACTTGCACTGTATGCAAACATCCTGAAGCTGTCTTCTTCCAG GCAACTTCTAGGGGAGAGGAGGGTATGACGCTGTTTTTCGTGTGCTGCAACCCAAATTGTGGCCATAGGTGGAGAGATTGA